Genomic window (Lewinellaceae bacterium):
AGGTGTATCAAGGAATAGAAATTGTTAGTTTCGCTGTTGCCGTACCTTTAAAGACCCTGTTCAAACTATTGTAAATGCTTACCAAATACCTCATTCTCGCCGGCTATTTCCTGGTGTTGTTCCTCATCGGCATCCTTTCGACCAAGCGGATAAAAGACATCAAGGACTACTACGTCGGCGGTAAAAAGCTCGGATACTGGGTAGTCGCCTTTTCGACCAGAGCCACCGGGGAGTCTGCCTGGCTGTTGCTGGGCCTGACTGGCCTGGGAGCGGTGGCGGGTGTAAGTGGTTACTGGGTAATGCTGGGGGAGGTAGTAGGCGTATCGGCCGCCTGGTTTTTAATGGCCAAACCCTTTAAGCGTTTATCCGACCGCTACGATTCAATCACTGTTCCGGATTACCTGGCCAGCCGGTTCGAGGCAAGTTCTCACCTGCTTCGCATCATAGCTGCGACATCCCTGTCTGTTTTCGTGGTCATCTATGTCAGTGCGCAGATCGACGCCACCGGTTCGGCCTTTGAGGTTTTTCTGGGCCTGAATTACTATACCGGCGCCTTGCTTGGCTTTGGAGTAGTTGTGGTGTATATTTTCTTTGGCGGATTTGTGGCAGTAGCCTGGTCGGACCTGTTTCAGGGGCTGCTCATGTTTTTCGGCCTGGTGGGATTGCCCTTTGTCGCTTTCTTTTTTCTCGACAAGGGGCCGGTAGTAGAACGAATAGCCCAGATCGATCCTGGCCTGCTGAACATCTGGGGCCCCGGCGGGCTGACCGGACTGAACCTGGCCACCATTCTGGGCTACTTTTTCATCGGCCTGGGATTCATGGGTTCCCCGCAGATTTTTGTTCGTTTCATGTCGATCAAAAATGAAGAAGAGATCAATAAGGGCCGTTGGGTGGCCCTGGCGTATACCTTTCTGACCGATGCGGCAGCCATTGCTATAGGCATCATGGGCCGGTATCTTTTTACGGACATTGGCACGGATCCTGAAGCCGTTCTGGGCAACAACGGCCAGGATGTATTGATACACCTGGTGGAGTACGTGATGCCGCTCGCTATTATCGCCCTGTACATTGCCGTAGTGCTGGCGGCCATCATGTCGACGATCGATTCTCTGCTGGTGGTGGCCTCCAGCGCAGTGGTCCGCGATTTCTACCAGCAAATCTTCCGGCCGGAGTCGGTTCACAAAAACCTCACTGGATTTTCCAGAGCAGTTACTTTGCTTATGGCATTAGCTGCCTTATGTGTGGCTTTTACGGTAGCCATCACCACCCCCGAACGGACGATCTTCTGGTTTGTCATTTTCGGCTGGTCTGGCATTGCTGCCACTTTTTGCCCGATGATGATCCTGTCTCTTTTTTGGAGCAAGTATAACGAACCGGGGGCCATCGCCTCTATGGCCACGGGCTTTCTCTGCGTGCCGTTGTTTAAATTTGCGGTTCCGGCTTTGCCTGGCATTGGCCCTTATTTTGAAAGGATTGCTGAGTTGGGGCCTTCGTTTTTGTTGGCGGGAGCAGTGGGGGTGATGGTGAGTTTGGCGTACCAGGATACTGATCCATAAACTTTTGCCGAAACGGCGCGGGCGGAGAAATATCAGGTACTTTTCGCTCAGCTTTTCTAATTGTTCAATATAGCTAGTGCCTCGCGCATTAAGTAACGGGGTATAGAAAATGAGGCTATTTTGTTGCCAGACAAGGCGTGAGGAGCGAGCATAGCGGGACTATATGAGCGACGAACAACGCAGTATGGCGGCAAAAGAGTCCATTTTATATCCTGTTATTTAGTGCGCGAGGCACTAGTCCGGTCAACGAAGTAGTAACCCCCGGTTGCCAAGTCCGAAAAATCGCTGATGCCGTAAGGAATTTTAATCATATTGCAATATACATATATTTCTATCCAGTTACTCAGGTGGATACGAGCAAGCTACCCTTCCAGCTTCCAGGCATACCCACCAGATAAATCTGATGCATCCATTGGCAGTTTTACAAATTTTCATCTAAATTAGGCGGACACAAATAAAACCAAGATCTCAACGATATGTCCATCCTCATCAGAAACGCACGGGTCATCACCGCTTCGGACGATTATGTAGCCGACATCTATATAGAAGGAGAACGCATTCAGGCCATAGGCAAAGGCCTGAACGTCCGGGCCAGCCAGGCCATCGACGCCACCGGCAAGATCGTTTTCCCCGGAGGCATCGACCCCCATGTGCACCTGGATATGCCCTTCATGGGCACCTTTTCCAGCGACAGCTACGAGACCGGCACCCGGGCGGCCCTGCACGGCGGCACCACCATGGTCATCGATTTCATCCTGCAAACCCAGGGCAAATCCCTCCACCACGCCCTGGCAGCCTGGCGGGGCCGGTCGGACGGCAATTGCTATGGCGACTACTCCTTCCATATTGCAGTCACAGATTTCAACGAGTCTACCCGAAAGGAAGTGGGGCAACTGATCGAAAAGGAGGGCATCACCTCCTTCAAGACCTTCATGGCATATAAGGGGGCTTTGATGATCGACGACGGCCAGATGGTGGGGCTGATGCAGGAGGTAAAAGAACGAGGCGGCATGGTGACCGTGCACGCCACCAACGGAGACATGATCGACAGCCTGATCGCCAAACACCGGGCGGAGGGCAAGCTGTCGCCCTTGTACCACTGGCTGTCGCAGCCGGAAGTCACCGAAGCGGAAGCTTCGGGCCGCTTTGTGGATATGGCTCATTATACCGATGTGCCGGCCTACATCGTACACCTCACCTGCGAAGGCGCGCTCAACCAGGTGCGCGAGGCCACCTACCGCAACCAGAAGGTATTCGTAGAAACTTGCATACAGTATCTGCTCCTGGACGCCTCCCTCTACGAAAAGAACCCAGAAGGCGCCAAATGGGTGATGAGCCCGCCGCTGCGCCAGAAGAAAGACCAGGAAGCCCTGTGGGCGGGCCTGAACCAGGGGCTGGTGCAGATCGTCGCCACCGACCACTGCCCCTTCCGGTGGGAACAGAAACTGATGGGCAAAGACGATTTTTCGAAAATCCCCAACGGCCATCCCGCCATCGAGCACCGCATGGAGCTGCTCTGGTCGGAAGGCGTGCAGAAAGGCAGGATCAGCGCCAATAAGTACGTGGAGGTGACCTCCACCAACCCGGCTAAAATCTTTGGCATGTACCCCAAAAAAGGCTGCATCGCCGTGGGCTCCGACGCCGATCTGGTGGTCTTCGACCCGCATCATCAGCATAAGCTTTCGGCCTCCACCCACCACATGAATGTCGACTACTCTGCTTATGAGGGCTGGGCCGTGACGGGGAAATGCGAAACGGTGATCCTGAGGGGCAAAGTGGCTATTGATAACGGGGAGGTGAAGATTGAGAAGGGATACGGGCAGTTTGTGCGGAGGGGGAAGGCGTCGAAGGTGGTGTAGGGAGGTAGTGTGTTAGTGTATCAGTGTATCAGTGTATCAGTCTATATAGGTGTTCAGGAATTAAAAACTATGGATGTGAAGCCTGAAATTAATCATGCTTTGCTTTTCTATTACGAAATATGCAGGCTGAGGCGATTCGATGAATTATACAACAGATCAATAAGTTAACATAAGGCAATCGCATGAAATATGCTTTGACCCCGAAGCGGGTCAAACGTCTATAGAACTACCCGCATATTTAAATTTTCGACCTCGCAGAGGTCGTACAAACGGGTGGATGTACGACCTCTGCGAGGTCGGGAGGGGCTTAAAACATCATTTCCTATAAACATACGACCTTTTCAAGGTCGATCCTATTTTATGCGATTGCCATATAAGTTAACAGAACCATACGCAATGCCAAGAAAAATCAAATCCGGCCTGATCCAAATGAGCCTGGCCAAAACCGAAGGGCAAGGCACCATCGAAGAGATCAAAGAAGCGATGGTGCAGAAGCACATCCCTTTTATTGAAGAAGCAGGCAAACAAGGCGTTCAAATCCTCTGCCTGCAGGAGATCTTCAATACGCCCTATTTCTGCCCGGGGCAGGACGCCGGCTGGTACGCTTCGGCTGAGCCCGTGCCCGGCCCCACCGTGGAACGCATGGCGGCCTACGCCAAAAAGTACCAGATGGTGATGATCGTGCCCATCTTCGAGAAGGAGCAGCCTGGCGTGCTGTACAACACCGCCGCCGTCATCGACGCCGATGGAACCTATCTGGGAAAATACCGTAAAAACCATATCCCCCACACTTCGGGTTTCTGGGAGAAGTTCTTCTTCAAGCCCGGCAACCTGGGCTACCCGGTATTCGAAACGCGCTACGCCAAAGTGGGCGTCTACATCTGCTACGACCGCCACTTCCCGGACGGCGCGCGCATCCTGGGCCTCAACGGGGCCGAGATCGTCTACAACCCCTCCGCCACGGTAGCCGGCCTGTCGCAGTACCTCTGGAAGCTGGAGCAGCCGGCCCACGCCGCCGCCAACGGCTACTTCATGGGCTGCATCAACCGGGTGGGCACCGAAGCGCCCTGGAACATCGGCCGCTTCTACGGCAGCTCCTATTTCGTGGACCCGCGCGGGCAGATCTTCGCGCAGGCCTCCGAAGACCAGGACGAACTGCTGGTCGCCGAATTCGACCTCGACATGATCGAGGAGGTGCGCTCCACCTGGCAGTTCTTCCGCGACCGCCGGCCGGAAACGTACGGGCGGCTGACGGAGCTTTGAAATGTAAAACCGCAAAATGTAAAACCGCAAAATGTAAAACCGCAAAATGTAAAAGTGGCTCCGCTGGGAAGCCGTGCCGGGGTTCCTTTTACATTTTGCAGTTCTGTGGTTTTGCATTTTAAATTTGAGAATATTCCCGACTTGAATCGTATTAAATCCACAATAAATGGCCGAATACCCAACACCCACGACCGAAAAAGACCTGGAAAGCAGCTTCGGGCAGATCAAGCCCTACATGAACCCCACCATGGCTTACTACGAAAGCGCGCGCTGCCTGTTCTGTTACGACGCGCCCTGCGTGAAGGCCTGCCCGACCGGCATCGACATCCCGCTGTTCATCCGGCAAATCCACACCGGCAACCTGGAGGGCGCCGCCCGGGCTATCTACGATTCCAACTATTTCGGCAACATCTGCGGCAAGGTATGCCCTACGGAAGTGCTCTGCGAGGGCGCTTGTGTGTACAACCTGCAGGACGTGAAACCGATAGAGATTGGCCGGTTGCAAAGCTATGCCACGTCGAAGGCAATCGGGCAAAAAAAGAAGCTCTATAAACCCGCCCCGGCCAATGGCCACAAGGTAGCGGTCATTGGCGCCGGCCCGGCCAGCATTGCCTGTGCCTGCGAGTTGCGGCAGCTGGGCTACGAGGTAGACCTCTTTGAGGCAAAAAGCCAACCCTCGGGCCTGGCCCTATACGGGTGCGCGCCCTACAAGATTACCAATGAGGAGGTGCTGGAGGAGATCAACTATTTGCAGGAACAATTCCAGTTTCGCATCCACTACAACCATCCGATTGAAACAAAGGAGCAAATTGCTGAACTGGAGGAAAAATACGCAGCCATCTTCCTGGGCATCGGCCTGGGCCAAACCCAAACGCTGAACATAGAGGGAAAAGAGCTGGACAACTGCATCGGCGCCACCGAATTTATCGAACAGGTGAAAATCGTCCCCCTAACTGTTGAGGTAGGCCGCCGGGTCGTCGTCATTGGCGGCGGCAACACCGCCATGGACGCCGCTTCCGAATCGGCCCGCCTGGGCGCAGAGGCGGTCACGGTGGCCTACCGCCGGTCGAAAGAGGAGATGAAAGCCTATGCCTTTGAATACGACCTGGCCCGGTCGGCAGGCGTCATGGGCTTGTTCAACGCCGCGCCGCTTGCCATTTTGGGCGAGGAAAAAGTAAGTGGGGTCCGGTTTGTCAAAACCCGCACCGAAGCAGGAAAATTGAAGCCCATTCCAGGCAGTGAATTTGAGATAGCCTGCGATATGGCTATCCTGGCCACCGGCCAATCCAAAAGGTCCGCCTTCCTGGATTTGATCGACAGCCTGGACCGGGATGAACGAGGCTGCATCAGCGTTGACCCGTCAACCTTTCAGGCTTCCCGGCCGCAGTACTTCGCCGGAGGCGATGCTGTAAACGGGGGAGCGGAAGTGGTCAATGCGGCAGCGGAGGGGAAGTTGGCGGCGAGAGGGATAGATAGATATGTTTCTAATAATGCTAATTGATCTTTCGCTTGCGAAAGTATTGGTTTAGCACATTAATAAGATGCTGTTCCAGGCTTCTGCCGAAGCCTGGACGATGCTGCGCCCTTCGGGCGGGAGATGCTATTGATGCCTTCCGTTCCTGAAAATTTTGGTGCCCTAAGGCTATGGTCCACCAATCAATAGCATCAACCGGCCCAAAGGCCGTAGCATCCTTTTTGCCCGTACGGGCAAAAAAAGCATCCACAGCGTCATTCGAACAAAAAAGCATAAAAAATTACGATACCTATGCCAAACCTAACCGCCAACCTCGCCGGCATCCGCTCTCCGAACCCCTTCTGGCTGGCCTCGGCGCCGCCCACCAATTCCGGTTATCAGGTGATGAAAGCCTTCGAAGCCGGCTGGGGCGGCGCCGTGTGGAAGACCCTGGGCATTCCCATCATCAATACCTCCAGCCGGTACGGCGCCATCAATTACCGGAGCAACCGCATGGTGGGCTTCAACAACATCGAGCTGATCACCGACCGGCCGCTGGCCGACAACCTGAGGGAAATTGAGGAAGTGAAGAAATACTTCCCCGATCACGCCGTGGTGGCCTCGCTCATGGTAGAATCCCGAAAGGAATGGCATCAGATTGTAAAAGACGTGGAAAACGCCGGGGTGGATGGGGTCGAGCTGAATTTTGGCTGCCCCCACGGCATGTGCGAGCGGGGCATGGGCTCCGCCGTCGGCCAGGAGCCTTCAGTGCTCAAAATCATTACCGAATGGGTGAAGGAGGTAGCTACGGTGCCGGTGATCGTAAAACTGACGCCCAACATCACCGACGTCACTGAGCCGGCCCTGGCGGCAGCCCAGGGCGGCGCGGATGCCATTTCCCTCATCAACACCATTCAAAGCCTGATGGGCGTCGACCTCGACCAGTTTGCCCCCTACCCTCTGGTAGACGGGAAAAGCACCAACGGCGGTTACTGCGGCCCGGCCGTCAAGCCCATCGCTTTAAACATGGTCAAGAACTGCGCGCAGCATCCCGGGGTAAACATCCCGGTTTCCGGCATCGGCGGCATAGAAAACTGGCGGGATGCGGTGGAACATATACTGCTGGGCGCCAGCAACGTGCAGGTCTGCACCGCCGTCATGCATTACGGATTCGGCATCGTGCGGGAAATGCTGGCCGGCCTGGAGGGATATATGAAAGACAAAGGTTTCCAGCGGCTGGACGACTTCATCGGCAAGGCCCTGCCCAATGTCACCACCTGGGAAAACCTGAATTTGAACTACAAGGTCATCGCAGAGATTGACGCCGAAAAGTGCATCGGTTGCCAGCTCTGCTATACGGCATGCGAAGACGGCGCTCACCAGGCCATCGCCCTGCCCGGCAACGGACAGGGGCGCGTGCCGGCCATCATTGAAGAAAATTGCGTGGGTTGCAACCTCTGCTCGCTGGTCTGCCCGGTAGAAAGCTGTATTGCCATGGTGAGAAAAGACGATGGCAGCCAGCCGGAAAGCTGGAAAGACTACACTGCGGCGGACAAAGCCCCCACCGCATTCGACGACGAGCGGGCCGGGGGGCACGGGCATTGGATTCCGGAGCCGAAGGCGGGGTTGGGAAGGGATAGTTGATTGTTGTTGGTTGATGGTTGTTGGGCTAAACGGGCAACAGACAACCATCAACAGAGTTGATGCATTGGGGGGCTTTAGTGGGAAAAAAGATTAATTTTCGCCCTGATTGAGGCGCAAAAGTGGGAGGATAGTGGCGCTACCTGACCACTTTTGGAACGAAGAGCAGGGTGAAAAGTAACTTTTTAACCGCTGAATGCTCCCAACGCATCAACTCTAACAGGCAACGCTGGCCTGCATTTTTCGCTGTAATAACCTGGGCCTGATCCAAAGACGCAGAAAATTGCTATATTGCCTCCCGGTAAGCGACTCCGTTTATACTAAAACTTCCGCAAACAGGCTCCATAATCGACTCATGTTTTTTTTCGACGAAAAAACAGAATGATATTCCCCCAAAAGCCGCGTAAGCCATCTCCTGCGCGTTAATCCCATTAGTATAAAACCAAGCATAAACAGGTTAGTAACAACCATTTTTTAACAAAAACTCACTAGAGCATGAAGTATTTTACCAAAGCATGCCTGCTGTTAGCGATGCTATTTGCCTCTGCAGCAGCAATGGCTC
Coding sequences:
- the hydA gene encoding dihydropyrimidinase; its protein translation is MSILIRNARVITASDDYVADIYIEGERIQAIGKGLNVRASQAIDATGKIVFPGGIDPHVHLDMPFMGTFSSDSYETGTRAALHGGTTMVIDFILQTQGKSLHHALAAWRGRSDGNCYGDYSFHIAVTDFNESTRKEVGQLIEKEGITSFKTFMAYKGALMIDDGQMVGLMQEVKERGGMVTVHATNGDMIDSLIAKHRAEGKLSPLYHWLSQPEVTEAEASGRFVDMAHYTDVPAYIVHLTCEGALNQVREATYRNQKVFVETCIQYLLLDASLYEKNPEGAKWVMSPPLRQKKDQEALWAGLNQGLVQIVATDHCPFRWEQKLMGKDDFSKIPNGHPAIEHRMELLWSEGVQKGRISANKYVEVTSTNPAKIFGMYPKKGCIAVGSDADLVVFDPHHQHKLSASTHHMNVDYSAYEGWAVTGKCETVILRGKVAIDNGEVKIEKGYGQFVRRGKASKVV
- a CDS encoding NAD(P)-dependent oxidoreductase; amino-acid sequence: MAEYPTPTTEKDLESSFGQIKPYMNPTMAYYESARCLFCYDAPCVKACPTGIDIPLFIRQIHTGNLEGAARAIYDSNYFGNICGKVCPTEVLCEGACVYNLQDVKPIEIGRLQSYATSKAIGQKKKLYKPAPANGHKVAVIGAGPASIACACELRQLGYEVDLFEAKSQPSGLALYGCAPYKITNEEVLEEINYLQEQFQFRIHYNHPIETKEQIAELEEKYAAIFLGIGLGQTQTLNIEGKELDNCIGATEFIEQVKIVPLTVEVGRRVVVIGGGNTAMDAASESARLGAEAVTVAYRRSKEEMKAYAFEYDLARSAGVMGLFNAAPLAILGEEKVSGVRFVKTRTEAGKLKPIPGSEFEIACDMAILATGQSKRSAFLDLIDSLDRDERGCISVDPSTFQASRPQYFAGGDAVNGGAEVVNAAAEGKLAARGIDRYVSNNAN
- a CDS encoding acyltransferase, with the translated sequence MPRKIKSGLIQMSLAKTEGQGTIEEIKEAMVQKHIPFIEEAGKQGVQILCLQEIFNTPYFCPGQDAGWYASAEPVPGPTVERMAAYAKKYQMVMIVPIFEKEQPGVLYNTAAVIDADGTYLGKYRKNHIPHTSGFWEKFFFKPGNLGYPVFETRYAKVGVYICYDRHFPDGARILGLNGAEIVYNPSATVAGLSQYLWKLEQPAHAAANGYFMGCINRVGTEAPWNIGRFYGSSYFVDPRGQIFAQASEDQDELLVAEFDLDMIEEVRSTWQFFRDRRPETYGRLTEL
- a CDS encoding sodium/proline symporter, which encodes MLTKYLILAGYFLVLFLIGILSTKRIKDIKDYYVGGKKLGYWVVAFSTRATGESAWLLLGLTGLGAVAGVSGYWVMLGEVVGVSAAWFLMAKPFKRLSDRYDSITVPDYLASRFEASSHLLRIIAATSLSVFVVIYVSAQIDATGSAFEVFLGLNYYTGALLGFGVVVVYIFFGGFVAVAWSDLFQGLLMFFGLVGLPFVAFFFLDKGPVVERIAQIDPGLLNIWGPGGLTGLNLATILGYFFIGLGFMGSPQIFVRFMSIKNEEEINKGRWVALAYTFLTDAAAIAIGIMGRYLFTDIGTDPEAVLGNNGQDVLIHLVEYVMPLAIIALYIAVVLAAIMSTIDSLLVVASSAVVRDFYQQIFRPESVHKNLTGFSRAVTLLMALAALCVAFTVAITTPERTIFWFVIFGWSGIAATFCPMMILSLFWSKYNEPGAIASMATGFLCVPLFKFAVPALPGIGPYFERIAELGPSFLLAGAVGVMVSLAYQDTDP
- the preA gene encoding NAD-dependent dihydropyrimidine dehydrogenase subunit PreA, producing the protein MPNLTANLAGIRSPNPFWLASAPPTNSGYQVMKAFEAGWGGAVWKTLGIPIINTSSRYGAINYRSNRMVGFNNIELITDRPLADNLREIEEVKKYFPDHAVVASLMVESRKEWHQIVKDVENAGVDGVELNFGCPHGMCERGMGSAVGQEPSVLKIITEWVKEVATVPVIVKLTPNITDVTEPALAAAQGGADAISLINTIQSLMGVDLDQFAPYPLVDGKSTNGGYCGPAVKPIALNMVKNCAQHPGVNIPVSGIGGIENWRDAVEHILLGASNVQVCTAVMHYGFGIVREMLAGLEGYMKDKGFQRLDDFIGKALPNVTTWENLNLNYKVIAEIDAEKCIGCQLCYTACEDGAHQAIALPGNGQGRVPAIIEENCVGCNLCSLVCPVESCIAMVRKDDGSQPESWKDYTAADKAPTAFDDERAGGHGHWIPEPKAGLGRDS